Proteins encoded in a region of the Variovorax sp. PAMC 28711 genome:
- a CDS encoding LysR family transcriptional regulator, translated as MDLRYLQSFVTVVEFGSLAEAARRLDLTPAAIAARVRALEDDLGTALVKRAGRSVKPTEAGVKILDHARAVLRDIRDLRAVAADGQALGELRLGVFVSAMTSVLPPVLKGLYDKHPELNVFIATSSSVELCRQVTSGALDAAIIVEPQFALGKNCDWCALVEEPLVVVAPAALASRADAHELLRTQPFIRYDRSVLGGQLADRYLRDHGIRPQQRLELDGLMAVAALVAQGLGVALLPDWKPMWNSGMAIARIALPERAPVRRVGLVWAQHGPRAALAQAFLLQAQAVFGNPADGNSRSRKR; from the coding sequence ATGGATCTGCGTTACCTGCAAAGCTTCGTCACCGTCGTCGAGTTCGGCTCGCTGGCCGAAGCGGCGCGCCGGCTCGACCTGACGCCGGCCGCCATCGCCGCGCGGGTGCGGGCGCTCGAGGACGATCTCGGCACCGCCCTGGTCAAACGCGCGGGGCGTTCCGTCAAGCCGACCGAGGCCGGCGTGAAGATCCTCGACCATGCGCGCGCGGTCCTGCGCGACATCCGCGACCTGCGCGCCGTTGCGGCCGATGGCCAGGCACTCGGCGAGTTGCGGCTCGGCGTGTTCGTGTCGGCGATGACCAGCGTGTTGCCGCCGGTGTTGAAGGGGCTGTACGACAAACATCCCGAGCTGAATGTGTTCATCGCGACCAGCAGCTCGGTGGAGCTGTGCCGCCAGGTGACCAGCGGCGCGCTCGATGCGGCCATCATCGTCGAGCCGCAGTTCGCGCTCGGCAAGAACTGCGACTGGTGCGCGCTGGTCGAGGAGCCGCTGGTCGTCGTCGCACCGGCGGCGCTGGCCAGCCGGGCCGATGCGCATGAGCTGCTGCGCACCCAACCCTTCATCCGCTACGACCGCTCGGTGCTGGGCGGCCAACTGGCCGACCGATACCTGCGCGACCACGGCATACGCCCGCAGCAGCGGCTCGAACTCGACGGCTTGATGGCCGTGGCCGCGCTGGTCGCGCAGGGGCTGGGCGTGGCCCTGCTGCCCGACTGGAAGCCGATGTGGAACAGCGGCATGGCGATCGCCCGCATCGCGCTCCCCGAGCGCGCGCCGGTGCGCCGGGTCGGCCTGGTCTGGGCGCAGCACGGGCCGCGCGCCGCATTGGCGCAGGCGTTTTTGCTGCAGGCTCAGGCCGTGTTCGGCAACCCGGCCGACGGCAACTCGCGGTCGAGGAAACGCTGA
- a CDS encoding dihydrodipicolinate synthase family protein: MSSPLRGVYAPVLTPFDQDMAPDVDRFIAHCRWVVDSGAGLAVFGTNSEAASLSVDERIGLTDALLAAGIPAARLMPGTGACALTDAVTLTRHAVASGAPGVLMLPPFFFKNVSDDGVFAYYAEIIERVGSDKLGIYLYHIPQFTQVPITLSLIERLLKRYPDTVRGAKDSSGDWNNSKAMIEGYASEGFAVFPASESLLSKSLAIGGAGCISATINMNPGGIRALFDGWNTPQGEALQAEADAVRLIFQAAPMIPAMKRVVAEFAQDPGWSSVRPPLVALDEAAAAVVLAALRGVEFDMPAYPRTSRG; the protein is encoded by the coding sequence ATGAGTTCCCCGCTGCGCGGCGTCTATGCGCCCGTCCTCACGCCGTTCGATCAAGACATGGCCCCGGACGTCGACCGTTTCATTGCACATTGCCGATGGGTCGTCGACAGTGGTGCCGGCCTGGCCGTCTTCGGCACCAATTCCGAAGCCGCCTCCTTGTCGGTCGACGAGCGCATCGGTTTGACCGACGCGCTGCTGGCGGCCGGCATCCCGGCGGCCCGGTTGATGCCCGGCACCGGTGCCTGCGCGCTGACCGACGCGGTCACGCTTACCCGGCACGCGGTGGCCAGCGGCGCGCCGGGCGTGCTGATGCTGCCCCCGTTTTTCTTCAAGAACGTGTCCGACGACGGCGTGTTCGCGTATTACGCGGAGATCATCGAGCGGGTCGGCAGCGACAAGCTGGGCATCTACCTGTATCACATCCCCCAGTTCACGCAGGTGCCGATCACGCTGAGCCTGATCGAACGTCTGCTCAAGCGCTATCCGGACACGGTGCGCGGCGCCAAGGACTCCTCGGGCGACTGGAACAACTCGAAGGCCATGATCGAAGGCTATGCGTCCGAGGGCTTCGCGGTGTTCCCAGCCAGCGAGTCGCTGCTGTCGAAGTCGCTGGCCATCGGTGGTGCCGGCTGCATCAGCGCCACGATCAACATGAACCCGGGCGGCATCCGTGCGCTGTTCGACGGCTGGAACACGCCGCAGGGCGAAGCGCTGCAGGCCGAGGCCGACGCGGTGCGGCTGATCTTCCAGGCCGCGCCGATGATTCCGGCGATGAAGCGCGTGGTCGCCGAGTTTGCACAGGACCCGGGCTGGTCCAGCGTGCGGCCACCGCTAGTCGCGCTCGACGAGGCCGCTGCCGCGGTCGTCCTGGCCGCCTTGCGTGGCGTCGAATTCGACATGCCCGCATACCCGCGGACCTCGCGCGGCTGA
- a CDS encoding tartrate dehydrogenase codes for MKTYKIATIPGDGIGKEVIPAGRAVLESLAGSGSDFAFEFENFGWGGDWYREHGEMMPADGLDALRDKDAILFGSAGDPDIPDHITLWGLRLKICQGFDQYANVRPTRILPGIDGPLKRCGPNDLDWVIVRENSEGEYAGVGGRVHQGHPIEAATDVSMMTRAGVERIMRFAFKLAQSRPRKLLTVVTKSNAQRHAMVMWDEIAVQIAKEFPDVRWDKELVDAATARMVNRPATLDTLVATNLHADILSDLAAALAGSLGIAPTGNIDPERRYPSMFEPIHGSAFDIMGKGLANPVGTFWSVVMLLEHLGETAAAQRVMAAVEHVTANKALHTRDLGGSAGTTDVTQAVCAHLAHRAPH; via the coding sequence ATGAAAACCTACAAGATCGCCACCATTCCGGGTGACGGCATCGGCAAGGAAGTCATCCCCGCCGGCCGCGCGGTGCTTGAATCGCTGGCCGGTTCGGGAAGCGACTTCGCCTTCGAGTTCGAGAACTTCGGGTGGGGCGGCGACTGGTACCGCGAGCACGGCGAGATGATGCCCGCCGACGGGCTCGACGCACTGCGCGACAAGGATGCGATCCTGTTCGGGTCGGCCGGCGACCCCGACATCCCCGACCACATCACGCTGTGGGGCCTTCGCCTGAAGATCTGCCAGGGCTTCGACCAGTACGCGAATGTCCGGCCGACGCGCATCCTGCCCGGCATCGACGGCCCGCTCAAGCGCTGCGGCCCCAACGACCTCGACTGGGTGATCGTGCGAGAGAACTCCGAGGGCGAATACGCGGGCGTCGGCGGTCGCGTGCATCAGGGCCATCCGATCGAGGCGGCGACCGACGTGTCGATGATGACGCGCGCCGGGGTCGAACGCATCATGCGTTTTGCCTTCAAGCTCGCGCAGTCGCGGCCACGCAAGCTGCTGACGGTCGTCACCAAGAGCAATGCGCAGCGCCACGCGATGGTCATGTGGGACGAGATCGCGGTGCAGATTGCCAAGGAGTTTCCCGACGTCCGCTGGGACAAGGAACTCGTCGATGCCGCCACCGCGCGCATGGTCAACCGGCCGGCCACGCTCGACACGCTCGTCGCCACCAACCTGCACGCCGACATCCTCAGTGACCTGGCCGCCGCACTGGCTGGCAGCCTGGGCATCGCGCCCACCGGCAACATCGATCCCGAGCGCCGCTACCCGTCGATGTTCGAGCCGATCCACGGCTCGGCCTTCGACATCATGGGCAAGGGCCTGGCCAACCCTGTCGGCACCTTCTGGTCGGTGGTGATGTTGCTGGAGCACCTCGGCGAGACCGCTGCGGCGCAACGCGTGATGGCGGCTGTCGAACACGTCACTGCCAACAAGGCGCTGCACACCCGCGACCTCGGCGGTAGCGCAGGAACGACCGACGTGACGCAAGCTGTATGCGCCCATCTGGCCCACCGCGCGCCGCACTGA
- a CDS encoding GntR family transcriptional regulator codes for MDDTPITRDSLNAQAYARLCRDLKAGRFAPGEKLKLRDLAAEMGISPTPVREALARLISEQALEQIGHHSVRVPVMSEERFAEVRELRLLLEGRAAAHAAGHADAADVKRLEAIHERMAACHEASDTAGELLEAERFHMAVYALAGMPVLQRMVEGLWLQCGPLMKALQTHALAQPRKQHPHHLMLRGLRKRDGEVARRGVEEEIARTSAPILAYLRERSAIAESPARKVARVAA; via the coding sequence ATGGACGACACCCCGATCACCCGCGACAGCCTCAACGCGCAGGCCTACGCACGCCTTTGCCGCGACCTCAAGGCGGGGCGTTTCGCGCCCGGTGAAAAACTCAAGCTGCGCGATCTCGCCGCCGAGATGGGCATCAGCCCCACGCCGGTGCGTGAGGCACTGGCCCGGCTGATCTCGGAGCAGGCACTCGAACAGATCGGGCACCATTCGGTGCGCGTGCCGGTCATGAGTGAAGAACGCTTCGCAGAGGTGCGTGAACTGCGCCTGCTGCTCGAAGGCCGGGCCGCCGCCCATGCCGCCGGACATGCCGACGCCGCCGATGTGAAGCGCCTCGAAGCCATCCATGAACGCATGGCGGCCTGCCACGAGGCCAGCGACACGGCCGGCGAACTGCTCGAAGCCGAGCGTTTCCACATGGCCGTCTATGCGCTGGCCGGCATGCCGGTGTTGCAGCGCATGGTCGAAGGCCTCTGGCTGCAATGCGGCCCGCTCATGAAGGCGTTGCAGACGCACGCGTTGGCCCAGCCGAGAAAGCAGCATCCCCACCACCTGATGCTGCGCGGCCTGCGCAAGCGCGACGGTGAAGTCGCGCGCCGTGGCGTGGAGGAAGAGATCGCCCGCACCAGCGCGCCGATCCTGGCCTACCTGCGCGAGCGCAGCGCGATCGCCGAATCGCCGGCGCGCAAGGTGGCGCGCGTCGCGGCCTGA
- a CDS encoding enoyl-CoA hydratase translates to MNYQDITVATDERVCTITLNRPERLNAWTERMEKEFRQAVEAAEADDAVRAIVVTGAGRGFCAGADMDILEAGAASGGEGTASTSELTPKAEGIERNYAWRFSYLLRVRKPVFAAINGPIAGIGLCMVLFCDFRYMAEGQKLTTAFAKRGLIAEHGASWMLPRLVGLTNALDLLMSARTLVTAEAATLGLVKALPVEGFLAAVQKTARDLTFHASPRSIGVIKRQVYDSLFQDLDQAWARADADMQASFTSEDFREGVAHFLEKRTPAFTGR, encoded by the coding sequence ATGAACTACCAGGACATCACCGTTGCCACCGACGAGCGCGTCTGCACCATCACGCTGAACCGGCCGGAGCGCCTCAATGCGTGGACCGAGCGCATGGAGAAGGAATTCCGCCAGGCCGTCGAAGCCGCCGAAGCCGATGACGCAGTGCGCGCCATCGTGGTGACGGGTGCCGGTCGGGGCTTCTGCGCCGGCGCCGACATGGACATTCTGGAGGCCGGTGCGGCGTCGGGCGGCGAGGGCACGGCGAGCACGAGCGAACTGACGCCGAAAGCCGAGGGCATCGAGCGCAACTATGCGTGGCGCTTCAGCTACCTCTTGCGCGTGCGCAAACCCGTGTTCGCGGCCATCAACGGCCCCATCGCCGGCATCGGCCTGTGCATGGTGCTGTTCTGCGACTTCCGCTACATGGCCGAGGGCCAGAAGCTGACCACGGCCTTCGCCAAGCGCGGGCTCATCGCCGAACACGGCGCATCGTGGATGCTGCCGCGCCTGGTCGGATTGACCAATGCGCTCGACCTGTTGATGTCGGCACGCACGCTGGTGACGGCCGAGGCGGCCACGCTGGGGCTGGTCAAGGCGCTGCCGGTGGAGGGATTCCTGGCCGCCGTGCAGAAGACGGCGCGCGACCTGACTTTCCACGCCTCGCCGCGCTCCATTGGTGTCATCAAGCGGCAGGTGTACGACAGCTTGTTCCAGGACCTCGACCAGGCGTGGGCGCGGGCCGACGCCGACATGCAAGCCTCCTTCACGAGCGAAGATTTCCGTGAAGGTGTGGCGCATTTCCTCGAAAAGCGCACGCCGGCCTTCACCGGGCGCTGA
- a CDS encoding tripartite tricarboxylate transporter substrate binding protein — protein MTASFSRRPRRLALTIALQAAVWGSCAFGTLAFAQDWPARPITIVVPFPAGGTTDAVARALGESLSKSLGQPVLVESKPGAGTTLGADYVAKAKPDGYTLLMGAVHHTVAPSVYKKLPYDFQKDLAPVTTVAMVPNVLSVNAALTPAKSVAELVALAKASPGQLTFGSNGNGTAQHLIGTLFQLDTGTSLLHVPYKGSAPLTTDLLGGQVTMSFDSITPVIQHIKAGKLRALAVTTHKRTPMLPDVPTLEEAGLKGFDIETWYGVLAPVATPPAIVAKLNTEMLKVIRSPEFAARMKDAGCEPLGSSPAEFASRIANETVKFAKIVKQGNLAIE, from the coding sequence ATGACCGCTTCATTCTCTCGGCGACCACGCCGCCTGGCGCTCACGATCGCCCTTCAGGCGGCCGTGTGGGGCAGCTGCGCCTTCGGGACGCTGGCTTTCGCGCAAGACTGGCCAGCCAGGCCCATCACCATTGTCGTGCCGTTCCCGGCCGGCGGCACCACCGACGCGGTGGCGCGTGCGCTCGGCGAATCGCTGTCCAAGAGCCTCGGCCAGCCGGTCCTCGTCGAAAGCAAACCGGGCGCCGGCACGACGCTGGGCGCCGACTACGTGGCCAAGGCCAAGCCCGACGGCTACACGCTGCTGATGGGTGCGGTCCATCACACCGTGGCGCCCAGCGTCTACAAGAAGCTGCCCTATGACTTCCAGAAGGATCTCGCGCCGGTCACCACCGTGGCGATGGTGCCCAATGTGCTGTCTGTCAATGCAGCGCTGACGCCTGCCAAGAGCGTGGCCGAGTTGGTCGCGCTGGCCAAGGCCTCGCCCGGCCAGCTGACCTTCGGCTCGAACGGCAACGGTACCGCCCAGCATCTGATCGGCACCCTGTTTCAGCTCGACACCGGCACGAGCCTGCTGCACGTGCCCTACAAGGGCAGCGCCCCGCTGACCACCGACCTGCTCGGCGGCCAGGTGACGATGTCCTTCGACAGCATCACGCCTGTGATCCAGCACATCAAGGCCGGCAAGCTGCGCGCGCTGGCCGTCACCACACACAAGCGCACGCCCATGCTGCCCGACGTTCCGACGCTCGAAGAGGCCGGCCTGAAGGGTTTCGACATCGAGACCTGGTATGGCGTGCTCGCGCCGGTGGCGACCCCGCCGGCCATCGTCGCCAAGCTCAATACCGAGATGCTCAAGGTCATCAGGTCGCCGGAATTCGCCGCGCGCATGAAGGACGCTGGCTGCGAGCCGCTGGGCAGCAGTCCGGCCGAGTTCGCGAGCCGCATCGCGAACGAAACCGTCAAGTTCGCCAAGATCGTCAAGCAAGGCAATCTGGCGATCGAGTAA